One part of the Lycium ferocissimum isolate CSIRO_LF1 chromosome 8, AGI_CSIRO_Lferr_CH_V1, whole genome shotgun sequence genome encodes these proteins:
- the LOC132067340 gene encoding polygalacturonase non-catalytic subunit AroGP2-like produces the protein MHTKTLLPSCILLALLFSLPSLNVVVAGNGDKSGESGNPFTPKGYLIRYWKKHVTNNLPKPWFLLNKASPLNAAQYVTYTKLVADQNALTTQLQSFCSSANLMCAPDLSPSLEKHSGDVHFTSYSDKNFTNYGTKVFGVGFNSFKNYSDGENIPVNSFRRYGRDSPHDQKFANYAPDGNVIDQSFNTYSTNTPGGSGEFKNYGPNTNVPNIKFTSYADQGVGSDQKFTTYSQGANAGDQSFQNYGKNANGADSKFTSYGTDTNVLGSTFTNYGQNANGGDQNFTSYGTNGNNPQNNFKNYGVGGNGPSETFANYRDQSNVGDDKFSNYVKDANAGEADFTNYGQSFNEGTDVFTTYGKGANDPHVNFKTYGVNNTFKDYVKDTATFSNYQNKSSQVLASLTEVNGGKKVNNRWVEPGKFFREKMLKSGTVMPMPDIKDKMPKRSFLPRAIAAKLPFSTSKIGELKKIFHAANDSQVAKMIGDALTECERAPSAGETKRCVNSAEDMIDFATLVLGRNVIVRTTENTKGSKGNIMIGSVKGINGGKVTKSVSCHQSLFPYLVYYCHSVPKVRVYEADILDPNTKAKINRGVAICHVDTSMWGPTHGAFVALGSGPGKIEVCHWIFENDMTWAIAD, from the exons ATGCACACCAAAACCCTTCTTCCTTCCTGCATCTTACTTGCTCTTTTGTTCTCATTGCCAtctttgaat GTTGTTGTAGCTGGAAATGGAGATAAATCTGGTGAATCTGGGAACCCATTTACACCAAAAGGCTATCTAATCAGGTACTGGAAGAAACATGTCACAAATAACTTGCCAAAGCCATGGTTCCTTCTCAACAAGGCATCTCCATTGAATGCTGCACAGTATGTAACTTACACAAAGCTTGTTGCAGATCAAAATGCACTCACCACACAGCTTCAATCCTTTTGCTCTTCAGCAAATCTGATGTGTGCACCTGATTTGTCACCAAGTCTTGAAAAACACAGTGGAGATGTTCACTTTACTTCTTATAGTGACAAAAACTTCACCAATTATGGCACCAAAGTATTTGGTGTTGGATTTAACTCCTTCAAGAACTATTCTGATGGAGAAAATATCCCTGTAAATTCCTTCAGGCGTTACGGTAGAGATTCCCCACATGATCAAAAATTTGCCAATTATGCCCCTGATGGAAATGTTATTGACCAAAGTTTCAACACCTATAGCACAAATACTCCAGGGGGTAGTGGGGAATTTAAAAATTATGGCCCAAATACCAATGTTCCCAATATTAAGTTCACTTCCTATGCGGACCAAGGAGTTGGAAGTGACCAAAAATTCACAACTTACTCACAAGGAGCAAATGCTGGTGACCAATCTTTTCAAAACTATGGCAAAAATGCAAATGGGGCTGATAGTAAATTCACCAGTTATGGAACTGACACAAATGTTTTAGGTTCAACATTTACAAACTATGGTCAAAATGCTAATGGGGGTGACCAAAATTTCACATCTTATGGTACTAATGGTAATAATCCTCAGAACAATTTCAAGAACTATGGTGTTGGTGGTAATGGTCCAAGTGAGACTTTTGCCAACTACAGAGATCAATCAAATGTTGGTGATGACAAGTTCAGTAATTATGTCAAGGATGCAAATGCTGGTGAAGCAGATTTTACCAATTATGGCCAATCTTTCAATGAAGGTACTGATGTATTTACTACCTATGGCAAAGGGGCTAATGACCCACATGTTAATTTCAAGACTTATGGGGTTAACAACACCTTCAAAGATTATGTCAAAGATACTGCCACTTTTTCTAATTACCAAAACAAAAGTTCACAAGTTTTGGCTTCGTTGACCGAGGTCAACGGTGGCAAAAAGGTGAATAACAGGTGGGTTGAGCCTGGAAAGTTTTTCAGGGAGAAGATGTTGAAGAGTGGTACAGTTATGCCTATGCCAGATATAAAGGATAAGATGCCTAAAAGGTCGTTTCTGCCACGGGCTATTGCTGCGAAATTACCGTTTTCGACCTCAAAGATTGGTGAGCTGAAGAAAATATTCCATGCTGCCAATGATTCTCAGGTGGCAAAGATGATCGGCGATGCATTGACAGAGTGTGAAAGAGCACCAAGTGCCGGCGAGACGAAACGTTGTGTTAACTCAGCTgaagatatgattgattttgcaACATTAGTGTTGGGCCGAAATGTCATCGTCAGGACAACTGAGAATACAAAAGGGTCAAAGGGAAATATCATGATAGGATCGGTCAAAGGAATCAACGGTGGAAAAGTTACCAAATCAGTGTCTTGTCATCAGAGCTTGTTTCCGTACTTGGTTTATTATTGTCATTCAGTTCCTAAAGTTCGGGTCTACGAGGCGGATATCTTGGACCCGAATACAAAAGCTAAGATCAACCGTGGTGTTGCCATTTGCCACGTGGATACTTCTATGTGGGGACCCACTCACGGAGCCTTCGTTGCACTCGGGTCAGGACCCGGGAAAATTGAGGTTTGTCACTGGATATTTGAAAATGATATGACTTGGGCAATTGCTGATTGA